The DNA sequence GCCTCGGCCTCGGTCTCGCTCGCCAGCGCGCCGACGCCGATCAGCGCGTACGGCTCGTCCAGCACGGCCGACGGGCGGAAGGTCTCGCGGTACAGGTCCAGCGCCGGGAGGGTGTTCTGCGCGGAGAAGTGGTGCGCGAAGGCGAACGGCAGGCCGAGCTGGGCGGCGAGCCGGGCGCTGAAGCCGGAGGAGCCGAGCAGCCAGACCGGCGGGCGGTGCGCGGACTGGACGCCGCCGGGTGAGGTGGCCTGGACCGGTCCCGGCACGGCGTGGATACGGGCGTAGGGGTGCCCGTCGGGGAAGTCGTCGTCCAGGAAGCGGATCAGCTCGGCGAGCTGCTGCGGGAAGTCGTCAGCGCCTTCGTGCAGCCGGTCGGTGCGGCGCAGTGCGGCGGCGGTGGCGCCGTCCGTGCCGGGCGCGCGGCCGAGGCCGAGGTCGACCCGGCCCGGAGCCATCGCCTCCAGGGTGCCGAACTGCTCGGCGATCACCAGCGGGGCGTGGTTGGGCAGCATCACACCGCCGGAGCCGAGCCGGATGGACTCGGTCTGCGCGGCCAGGTGGGCCAGGATGACCGCCGGCGAGGAGGAGGCAACGCCGGGCATGGAGTGGTGCTCGGCCACCCAGTAGCGGTGGTAGCCGCGGCGTTCCGCGGTCCGCGCGATCTCGCCGGAGGTGCGCAGCGCATCGGTGGCGGTGTTCCCGGCGCCGACGGTCAGCAGGTCCAGGACGGACAGCGGTACGGGCGCGGTGCCGTGCGCCGTGCCCCGGATCTCGTCGTCGGTGCCGGGGGTGCCGGCGGCCCGGCCGGTTTCGGGTGCCGGGCCGCGGCTTTCGTCGTGGTGGCCGCTCACGGTGCGGGTCCTCCTAGGTAGCGGGTCTTCCCCGCGACCAACCGGAGTAGAACTCCGTTTATTCCCGACGGCCGGCTCGCGGGATCCCGGTCACTCCTCCCGCCGGGGTCCCGCGAAGAGGGTGCCCAGCTCCGGCCGGACGATCTCCCGGTCCAGCAGCCGCAGCCCCTCCCAGACGGTGACCTGGTTGGCGGTGAGCACCGGCTTGCGCAGCGCCTCCTCCACGGCCGGGATGTGAGCCGCGGTGTGCAGCGCGGTGTCGGGCAGCAGGACCACCTCGGCGTCCGGATGGTCCCCCGTACGGGCGAGGTGCAGCACCTCGTCCAGGCCCCACGTGCCGACCTCGGCAGCGGTGATGATGCCGCTGCCGCGGGTGGCGACGACTTCCGTACCCGCCGACTTCAGGAAGGCGTGGAAGTACTCGGCCACGTCCTCCGGATAGGTCGCCGCGATGGCCACCCGCTCCGCCCCCAGCGCCTGGACGGCCCGCGCGAAGGCGAAGGAGGTGCTGGAGGCCGGCAGCCCGGCGGTGGCCGACAGCTCCCGGACCTGCTCCTGCGCGCCGTCCCAGCCGAAGACGAAGCTGGCGCTGGTGCAGGCCCAGACGACGGCCTCCGCACCCTGGTCCTTCAGGTCGGCGACCCCGGCGGCCAGCCGCGCCGCCGACCCCATTTCGAGCAGGGCGTCCACCCGGTGCGCGTCCTCACCGATGTCGGTGTGGACCAGCGGCAGCCGGACGCCGCCGCCCAGGAGGGACTCGATACGGGGGTAGTCGTCCTCGGCGGAGTAGCCGGGGTAGAGGAAGCCGACCGTGGCCATGCAGAACTCCCATGCGTCGTACGGGTGCGGATGTACGGACCGACGTGCGTGTACGTGCTGTGCAGATGTCGTACGGGCCGTCAGGCCTCGTACGGGTCGTCCGGGAAGGCCGGGGCTTCGAGCCCCTCGGCCTGCTCGGCCTCCGGCGCCGCGGACGGACCGGCGAACGCCGCCTCGGGCTCCGGGCGGTGCCGCGGCACCGCGTCCGGTGAGCCGGACAGCGCCGCGGGGCCGCGTCTCGCGACGGGGTCGAGCAGCGCCTGGTAAGGGCCTACCGCCTGGATGCCGATGGCGCGCAGCGCGCCCCACATGGTGACCTGGTTGGCCGACAGGACCGGCATCCGCAGCTCGGCCTCCAGCTGCGGGATCACGTCGTAGGTCGGCAGGTTGGTACAGCTGATGAAGAGCGCGTCGGCCGCGCCCACCACCGCCTGCCGGGCCATGTCGACCACGTCCCGGTAGGGCACCTTCCAGATGTGCCGGGTCAGGCCGAGGTAGGCGCGGCCCGTGACCGTGATGCCGCCTTCTGCCAGATAGTCCTCCAGAGAGTCGGTGACGGATTTGGTGTACGGCGTGACCAGGGCGATCCGCCGCGCACCGATTTCGCACAGCGCGTCCAGCAGCGCCCCCGAGGTGGTCAGCGAGGGCACTTCACCTGCCTGCCGCATGGCGGCGCACATGGCGCGCTCGCCCGCCACGCCGCCGACGAAACTGCCCGAGGTGCAGGCGTAGGAGACCACCCGCGGGGAGACCGCGGACAGCGCCTGGACCGCCTCCCGGAGCGTCTCGTGCTCGCTGACGAGCCGGGCGAGGTCGAGGGAGACCTCGACCGGTACGAAAGGGGTGCGGGTGAGGTGGAGGGACACGTCGTCGGGGACCCAGCGCCACAGCTCGCGGTCGAGTGCGAAGTCGAAGGGTGCAACGACACCCACGCCGCACTGCGGCTGTGGGCCCCCGAGGAAAGAGACGTCCATGAATGGCCCCTAGAAGAACGAAAGGGCTAGGCCATCGGCCAGGGAATTTGAAACAACCGGCACAAGCCGGGACGTCGGGACAGAGCCGTTGTTGACACGGTAGATACGGCTTCCTAGCGTGGTCAATCCTCGCATCTCAGGCATCTGTCGGCGCCTCTTTCAGTTAAAGGGGCACACGTTTCAGAACGGTTTCTGGCCCATGACCGAAAACACCGTACTCGTCCTCGGATCCGACCCGCCTCCGAAACTCGGCAGACTGTCCGGACGAGCCCAGGTGATCTTCGCGGACGAGAAGACCCTGGCTGATCAACTTCCCACCGCCGACGTGCTTTTGGCCTGGGATTTCACCTCCGACGCGATCCGCGACGCCTGGTCCGCCGGCGGCCCGCGGCCCAGCTGGGTGCACACCGCGAGCGCCGGCGTCGACCGGCTGCTGTGCCCCGGCCTCGTCGAGGACGAGACCGTTGTGACCAATGCCCGGGGCGTTTTCGAGCAGCCCATCGCGGAGTACGTCGCCGGTCTGGTGATCGGCATGGCGAAGGATTTTTATGGCAGTTGGGAACTCCAGCGGCAGCGCCGGTGGCAGCACCGGGAAACTCTGCGAGTGGCCGGTTCCCGGGCCGTCGTGGTCGGTTCCGGGCCGATCGGACGGGCCATC is a window from the Streptomyces sclerotialus genome containing:
- a CDS encoding LLM class flavin-dependent oxidoreductase, translated to MRGTAHGTAPVPLSVLDLLTVGAGNTATDALRTSGEIARTAERRGYHRYWVAEHHSMPGVASSSPAVILAHLAAQTESIRLGSGGVMLPNHAPLVIAEQFGTLEAMAPGRVDLGLGRAPGTDGATAAALRRTDRLHEGADDFPQQLAELIRFLDDDFPDGHPYARIHAVPGPVQATSPGGVQSAHRPPVWLLGSSGFSARLAAQLGLPFAFAHHFSAQNTLPALDLYRETFRPSAVLDEPYALIGVGALASETEAEARRQVLAGALSMIRLRTGRPGLVPTPEEAENHPYSMVEEDFVESWLGNVVYGTPDAVRQGLDDLAKRTGANELMITANAHGGAARLRSYELIADAYGLPGGN
- a CDS encoding maleate cis-trans isomerase family protein, whose product is MATVGFLYPGYSAEDDYPRIESLLGGGVRLPLVHTDIGEDAHRVDALLEMGSAARLAAGVADLKDQGAEAVVWACTSASFVFGWDGAQEQVRELSATAGLPASSTSFAFARAVQALGAERVAIAATYPEDVAEYFHAFLKSAGTEVVATRGSGIITAAEVGTWGLDEVLHLARTGDHPDAEVVLLPDTALHTAAHIPAVEEALRKPVLTANQVTVWEGLRLLDREIVRPELGTLFAGPRREE
- a CDS encoding maleate cis-trans isomerase family protein; this translates as MDVSFLGGPQPQCGVGVVAPFDFALDRELWRWVPDDVSLHLTRTPFVPVEVSLDLARLVSEHETLREAVQALSAVSPRVVSYACTSGSFVGGVAGERAMCAAMRQAGEVPSLTTSGALLDALCEIGARRIALVTPYTKSVTDSLEDYLAEGGITVTGRAYLGLTRHIWKVPYRDVVDMARQAVVGAADALFISCTNLPTYDVIPQLEAELRMPVLSANQVTMWGALRAIGIQAVGPYQALLDPVARRGPAALSGSPDAVPRHRPEPEAAFAGPSAAPEAEQAEGLEAPAFPDDPYEA